Sequence from the Nocardia cyriacigeorgica GUH-2 genome:
CCGCCGTCGCCGAGCCCGTTGTACATCGGCCACGACGAGGTGCCCGCGGTGTCGGTGAACCAATACAGCGCGACATTGGTGAGCAGATGGTCGCGGTCGATGGTGTATTCGGGCAGCGGCGAGAACTCGTGGAACTTCTGCGTGATCCAGGCCAGCAGGCCGACCGGCGAATCGGTCCAGGCGTGCGCGAAGGTCTGGGGTGCGGCGTGCAGTAGGGCGTGGTGGTCGACGCCGGTCATCCACTGCTGCATCAGATCCCATTCGGCGCGTTCGTCGTCGGTCATGTCCGGTACGTCCGCGGCGGTCGGCATGCCGATGCCGCCGTCGATATGCACGCCGATCACCCGGTCGGGCGCGGCGATCGCCATCTCCGGCGCGATGTAGGCGCCGAGGTCGCCACCTTGGACGCCGTAGCGGTCGTAGCCGAGCCGCTCCATCAGCGTCACCCACATGGCGGCCACCCGCCCGGTACTCATCCCGGTCTCGGCCGGCGGGGCCGAGAAGGCGAAGCCCGGGACCGAGGGAACCACGACGTGGAAGGCCTGGGCGTCGTCGAGACCGTGAGCCCGTGGATCGGCGAGCAGGCCGATGGTCTTGCTGAACTCGACGAACGTATTCGGCCAGCCGTGGGTCAACAGCAGCGCAATCGCGTCCGGCTCGGGCGAGCGCACGTGCACGAAATGCACGTCGAGTCCGTCGATCTCGGTCAGGAACTGCGGGAACTCGTTCAACGCCGCTTCCTGTGCGCGCCAATCGAATTCGGTGCGCCAGTAGTCGGCCAGCTCCTTCAGGTGGTCCAGCGGGACACCGCGCTTCCAGTCCTCGCCCGGCAGCCGGTGGGCGCTCCAGCGGGTGCGGGCGAGCCGCTCGTGCAGGTCATCGAGGTCGGCCTGCGGGATGTCGATGCGGAAGGGGCGGATCGGGAAGGTCATCGGTATCTCCTGTCGCTGTGCGGGTCGAGAACTACGCTAGGAGCCATATAGGACCGATCGGGTCCTAGTTGTCCGGGAGCCTGGAAGACATGACCGACACCCCTGAACGCCTGCTGCGGTTGCTGTCGCTGTTGCAGACCCCACGCGCCTGGCCGGGCAGCGAGCTGGCCGAGCGGCTCGGCGTCACCGGTCGCACGGTGCGCCGCGATATCGACCGGCTGCGCGAACTCGGCTATCCGGTCGAGGCCACCATGGGCGCGGCGGGCGGCTATCGGCTGGTCGCCGGCGCCGCCATGCCGCCACTGCTGGTCGACGACGAGGAGGCCGTCGCGCTCGCCGTCGGGCTGCGCGCCGCCGCCGGTTCGGCGATCACCGGGATCGAGGAGGCGTCGGTGCGCGCGCTGGCCAAACTCGAGCAGGTGCTGCCGGCGAAACTGCGGCGGCGGGTGCGGGTGCTCGGCACCGCGCTGGTGCCGCCGTCGGGCGAGGATCCCGGCGTCGACGTGGAGGTGCTGACCGCGCTGGCCGTCGCGGTGACCAATACCGAGCGGGTGCGCTTCGACTACCGCGACGCAGCGGGCGCATCGAGTGCACGTCATGCCGAGCCGGTGGGGCTGGTCCCGTCCCGGCGGCGCTGGTACCTGGTCGGCTACGACCTCGATCGCGACGGGTGGCGCATGTTCCGCGTCGACCGGGTGGACCGCGCCCGCCCGACCGGCGCCCGTTTCGTCCCGCGCACCCTGCCCGCCGACGATCCGGCCGCCTACGTCGCCGGTCGCCGCACCGATTGGGGTACCCCGGTGCTACGCGTCCGGGTCACCATCGACGCACCCCTGCACCGGGTCACCGGCCGCCTCGGTGACGAGCCGGGCCAGATCACCGCAGTCGACGCCACCACCTGCCGGATGGATTGCGACCGCGACGACTCCCTCGAATGGCTGGCCCAGCGGCTGCTCGCCCTGGGTGTGCCGTTCCAGGTGCACGAACCGACGGAGCTCAGGACTTGTCTGCGCGAGATCGCCGAGCGAGCCCAGGAGGCGATTCGCTAACGGCGCCGGGCGCTTGCGCGCAACCCCCCCACCTGTGAGAAACGGCATAGCCGAAACCGCAAAACTACGCACCAGTACCAGAACGTGAGTCCCCAACTGCCCCAGCAATTCTGCCACGATGCGGTGATGGGTTACTTCGACGGCGCGCGC
This genomic interval carries:
- a CDS encoding epoxide hydrolase family protein, whose amino-acid sequence is MTFPIRPFRIDIPQADLDDLHERLARTRWSAHRLPGEDWKRGVPLDHLKELADYWRTEFDWRAQEAALNEFPQFLTEIDGLDVHFVHVRSPEPDAIALLLTHGWPNTFVEFSKTIGLLADPRAHGLDDAQAFHVVVPSVPGFAFSAPPAETGMSTGRVAAMWVTLMERLGYDRYGVQGGDLGAYIAPEMAIAAPDRVIGVHIDGGIGMPTAADVPDMTDDERAEWDLMQQWMTGVDHHALLHAAPQTFAHAWTDSPVGLLAWITQKFHEFSPLPEYTIDRDHLLTNVALYWFTDTAGTSSWPMYNGLGDGGFTWPKGQRLVPTGTYGGGSALMRRLAEKDNDIVHWPEGNRGNHFVAMEQPDAHAADIRAFFGKVAVRHG
- a CDS encoding helix-turn-helix transcriptional regulator, yielding MTDTPERLLRLLSLLQTPRAWPGSELAERLGVTGRTVRRDIDRLRELGYPVEATMGAAGGYRLVAGAAMPPLLVDDEEAVALAVGLRAAAGSAITGIEEASVRALAKLEQVLPAKLRRRVRVLGTALVPPSGEDPGVDVEVLTALAVAVTNTERVRFDYRDAAGASSARHAEPVGLVPSRRRWYLVGYDLDRDGWRMFRVDRVDRARPTGARFVPRTLPADDPAAYVAGRRTDWGTPVLRVRVTIDAPLHRVTGRLGDEPGQITAVDATTCRMDCDRDDSLEWLAQRLLALGVPFQVHEPTELRTCLREIAERAQEAIR